A genomic region of Apteryx mantelli isolate bAptMan1 chromosome 10, bAptMan1.hap1, whole genome shotgun sequence contains the following coding sequences:
- the ATXN1L gene encoding ataxin-1-like isoform X1, with protein sequence MRAGHERSQECLPPKKRDLPAASVGAEAGRAGGAQASGESPEWGRAAGLGPAALRYGPGDGTEAVAGLTVDQYGMLYKVAVPPATFSPTGLHPVVNVSPLPPAFNVTSPLIQHPGVPYPPIHYAQIPPTSLQFIGSHYTVPYAVPPGFLPSPLLSPSTNLTASHVPHFVPYASLFTEEAAPSPQTTSPTHTFNKSASAISPSGQMQHHAGTQPLDIAPGRIPVYYQMSRLPPGYSAYETPTASGSPDPPQQDSQLSSEVVAANGGQRHLEHNVVRRTSEAVDSASSKAEDSLPGTAVGCVVDGQFLSGYQTLRTEVSVPAHRSTPDTDLEVQRVVGVLASQDYHILAAQRKDDLSPLNLCHNIPDQQGESRDVLRSTVERAAAEKSQSRSPFVMSPEEMVRQRQLTKGMVIANGKPVLVPVVSEPIRSSSSDTLVRQSPDAQARGSMLEKDLTQLQPPSSSHLPSHFMKGAIIQLATGELKRVEDLQTQDFVRSAEVSGGLKIDSSTVVDIQESQWPGFVTLHFVVGEQQSKVSIDVPPEHPFFVYGQGWSSCSPGRTAQLFALPCHRLQVGDVCISISLQSMNGNSASQANYPLAGQLISTRERSERTVQGSREPPDRAAERKSHPERDSAAQGSHAETSQPETGSQHSWTAPGFQRYSMQAEEPRPSLLRPSFIPQEVKLSIEGRSNAGK encoded by the coding sequence ATGCGAGCAGGCCACGAGCGGAGCCAGGAGTGCCTGCCGCCCAAGAAGCGGGACCTGCCTGCTGCCAGCGTGGGCGCGGAggcagggcgggcggggggcgcccagGCCTCGGGCGAGAGCCCCGagtggggccgggcggcgggcctGGGCCCTGCGGCCCTGCGCTATGGCCCAGGCGATGGCACCGAGGCCGTGGCGGGGCTGACGGTGGACCAGTATGGGATGCTCTACAAAGTGGCGGTGCCACCTGCCACCTTCTCCCCCACGGGCCTGCACCCTGTGGTGAACGTGAGCCCTCTGCCACCGGCCTTCAATGTGACCTCGCCACTCATCCAGCACCCGGGGGTGCCATACCCTCCCATCCACTACGCGCAGATCCCCCCAACGTCTCTGCAGTTCATCGGCTCGCATTACACGGTGCCCTATGCTGTCCCTCCTGGCTTCCTGCCTAGTCCTCTCCTGTCTCCTTCCACCAACCTCACTGCCTCTCATGTCCCTCACTTTGTGCCATATGCCTCTCTCTTCACGGAAGAAGCCGCTCCTTCCCCTCAGACTACCTCTCCTACCCACACCTTCAACAAATCTGCTTCTGCCATCTCTCCTTCTGGCCAGATGCAGCACCATGCTGGGACCCAGCCATTAGATATTGCACCAGGTAGAATTCCTGTCTATTATCAGATGTCCCGCCTCCCACCAGGGTATTCGGCATATGAGACACCTACAGCAAGTGGAAGCCCAGATCCTCCTCAGCAAGACAGTCAGCTGAGCTCAGAGGTAGTTGCTGCCAATGGTGGACAGAGACATCTGGAGCATAATGTGGTGAGGAGGACCAGCGAGGCTGTGGACTCTGCCAGCAGTAAGGCTGAAGACTCTCTGCCAGGGACTGCAGTGGGATGTGTGGTCGATGGACAGTTTCTTTCAGGTTACCAGACTCTGAGAACAGAGGTCTCTGTGCCAGCTCACAGAAGCACTCCAGACACTGATCTGGAGGTTCAGAGGGTGGTGGGGGTGTTGGCGTCTCAGGATTACCATATTCTGGCAGCCCAGAGGAAAGATGACCTGAGCCCTTTAAACCTTTGCCATAATATCCCTGATCAGCAGGGGGAGTCAAGGGACGTTTTGAGGAGCACAGTGGAAAGGGCTGCTGCTGAGAAAAGCCAGTCCAGGAGTCCGTTTGTAATGTCCCCTGAAGAGATGGTTAGACAAAGACAATTAACCAAAGGAATGGTAATAGCCAACGGCAAGCCAGTCCTGGTGCCCGTTGTGTCTGAGCCCATCAGGTCTTCCTCTTCAGATACCCTGGTGAGGCAGAGCCCAGATGCGCAGGCTCGAGGAAGCATGCTTGAAAAGGACCTGACCCAACTGCAGCCACCCAGCTCCTCGCACTTGCCCTCTCACTTCATGAAAGGAGCCATCATCCAGCTGGCTACAGGAGAGCTGAAGCGGGTAGAGGACCTGCAGACTCAAGACTTTGTTCGCAGTGCTGAGGTGAGCGGGGGCCTGAAGATCGACTCCAGCACCGTGGTGGATATTCAGGAAAGCCAGTGGCCTGGGTTTGTCACATTGCATTTTGTGGTTGGGGAGCAACAAAGTAAAGTGAGCATTGATGTGCCCCCAGAGCATCCCTTCTTTGTGTATGGCCAGGGCTGGTCCTCCTGTAGCCCAGGGCGGACTGCTCAGCTCTTTGCTCTGCCCTGTCACAGGCTGCAGGTGGGCGACGTCTGCATATCAATCAGTTTACAGAGCATGAATGGCAACTCTGCTTCTCAGGCTAACTACCCTCTCGCAGGTCAGTTGATATCTACTAGAGAGAGATCTGAAAGAACAGTGCAGGGGTCCAGAGAACCACCTGACAGAGCTGCTGAAAGGAAGAGCCACCCAGAAAGGGACAGTGCAGCCCAGGGCTCTCACGCAGAAACCTCTCAGCCTGAGACTGGCAGTCAGCACAGCTGGACAGCCCCGGGCTTCCAAAGATACAGCATGCAGGCAGAGGAGCCTCGGCCGTCTCTGCTCCGTCCCTCTTTCATTCCCCAGGAGGTCAAGCTGTCTATTGAGGGGCGATCTAATGCAGGGAAGTGA
- the ATXN1L gene encoding ataxin-1-like isoform X2 produces MRAGHERSQECLPPKKRDLPAASVGAEAGRAGGAQASGESPEWGRAAGLGPAALRYGPGDGTEAVAGLTVDQYGMLYKVAVPPATFSPTGLHPVVNVSPLPPAFNVTSPLIQHPGVPYPPIHYAQIPPTSLQFIGSHYTVPYAVPPGFLPSPLLSPSTNLTASHVPHFVPYASLFTEEAAPSPQTTSPTHTFNKSASAISPSGQMQHHAGTQPLDIAPGRIPVYYQMSRLPPGYSAYETPTASGSPDPPQQDSQLSSEVVAANGGQRHLEHNVVRRTSEAVDSASSKAEDSLPGTAVGCVVDGQFLSGYQTLRTEVSVPAHRSTPDTDLEVQRVVGVLASQDYHILAAQRKDDLSPLNLCHNIPDQQGESRDVLRSTVERAAAEKSQSRSPFVMSPEEMVRQRQLTKGMVIANGKPVLVPVVSEPIRSSSSDTLVRQSPDAQARGSMLEKDLTQLQPPSSSHLPSHFMKGAIIQLATGELKRVEDLQTQDFVRSAEAAEGLYRCPPLFSPGRRPRLRPVRLLRSAALSSVEEAGLS; encoded by the exons ATGCGAGCAGGCCACGAGCGGAGCCAGGAGTGCCTGCCGCCCAAGAAGCGGGACCTGCCTGCTGCCAGCGTGGGCGCGGAggcagggcgggcggggggcgcccagGCCTCGGGCGAGAGCCCCGagtggggccgggcggcgggcctGGGCCCTGCGGCCCTGCGCTATGGCCCAGGCGATGGCACCGAGGCCGTGGCGGGGCTGACGGTGGACCAGTATGGGATGCTCTACAAAGTGGCGGTGCCACCTGCCACCTTCTCCCCCACGGGCCTGCACCCTGTGGTGAACGTGAGCCCTCTGCCACCGGCCTTCAATGTGACCTCGCCACTCATCCAGCACCCGGGGGTGCCATACCCTCCCATCCACTACGCGCAGATCCCCCCAACGTCTCTGCAGTTCATCGGCTCGCATTACACGGTGCCCTATGCTGTCCCTCCTGGCTTCCTGCCTAGTCCTCTCCTGTCTCCTTCCACCAACCTCACTGCCTCTCATGTCCCTCACTTTGTGCCATATGCCTCTCTCTTCACGGAAGAAGCCGCTCCTTCCCCTCAGACTACCTCTCCTACCCACACCTTCAACAAATCTGCTTCTGCCATCTCTCCTTCTGGCCAGATGCAGCACCATGCTGGGACCCAGCCATTAGATATTGCACCAGGTAGAATTCCTGTCTATTATCAGATGTCCCGCCTCCCACCAGGGTATTCGGCATATGAGACACCTACAGCAAGTGGAAGCCCAGATCCTCCTCAGCAAGACAGTCAGCTGAGCTCAGAGGTAGTTGCTGCCAATGGTGGACAGAGACATCTGGAGCATAATGTGGTGAGGAGGACCAGCGAGGCTGTGGACTCTGCCAGCAGTAAGGCTGAAGACTCTCTGCCAGGGACTGCAGTGGGATGTGTGGTCGATGGACAGTTTCTTTCAGGTTACCAGACTCTGAGAACAGAGGTCTCTGTGCCAGCTCACAGAAGCACTCCAGACACTGATCTGGAGGTTCAGAGGGTGGTGGGGGTGTTGGCGTCTCAGGATTACCATATTCTGGCAGCCCAGAGGAAAGATGACCTGAGCCCTTTAAACCTTTGCCATAATATCCCTGATCAGCAGGGGGAGTCAAGGGACGTTTTGAGGAGCACAGTGGAAAGGGCTGCTGCTGAGAAAAGCCAGTCCAGGAGTCCGTTTGTAATGTCCCCTGAAGAGATGGTTAGACAAAGACAATTAACCAAAGGAATGGTAATAGCCAACGGCAAGCCAGTCCTGGTGCCCGTTGTGTCTGAGCCCATCAGGTCTTCCTCTTCAGATACCCTGGTGAGGCAGAGCCCAGATGCGCAGGCTCGAGGAAGCATGCTTGAAAAGGACCTGACCCAACTGCAGCCACCCAGCTCCTCGCACTTGCCCTCTCACTTCATGAAAGGAGCCATCATCCAGCTGGCTACAGGAGAGCTGAAGCGGGTAGAGGACCTGCAGACTCAAGACTTTGTTCGCAGTGCTGAG GCAGCTGAAGGGCTGTACAGGTGCCCTCCCTTGTTTTCTCCTGGCCGCCGGCCCAGATTGCGGCCTGTGCGTCTGTTGAGGAGCGCCGCTCTGAGCTCTGTGGAAGAGGCAGG TCTGTCCTAG
- the ZNF821 gene encoding zinc finger protein 821, with translation MSRRKQTTPNKVHWEQVFAGLEEQARQAMMKNDFPGALGEQRPAIHQLQDHDSSSSESDDEETTQDEVSSHTSEEDGSMVKVKKELENAEQPVAGTPLMRENKAPESLHADPMLGLSQCPLCQLECGSREQLIAHVYQHTAAVVSAKSYLCPVCGRALSSPGSLGRHLLIHSEDQLSNCAVCGARFTSHTTFNSEKLPEVLSAEHLPTSHSEGPSSVEGKDIAFHAPVYPAGILLVCNNCAAYRKLLEAQTPGVRKWALRRQNEPLEVRLQRLERERTAKKSRRDNETPEEREVRRMRDREAKRLQRMQETDEQRARRLQRDREAMRLKRANETPEKRQARLIREREAKRLKRRLEKMDMMLRAQFGQDPSAMAALAAEMNFFQLPVSNVELESQLLGKMAFEEQNNSGLH, from the exons GGGAGCAAGTCTTCGCAGGGCTGGAGGAGCAAGCCCGCCAAGCCATGATGAAAAACGACTTTCCTGGAGCTCTCGGGGAGCAGAGACCAGCCATCCATCAGCTGCAAGACCATGACTCCAGCAGCA GTGAGAGTGACGATGAGGAAACCACACAGGATGAAGTTTCTTCCCATACATCTGAGGAGGACGGATCAATGGTGAAAGTGAAAAAGGAGTTAGAGAATGCAGAACAACCTGTGGCTGGAACCCCACTGATGAGAGAAAACAAG GCACCTGAGAGTTTGCATGCTGACCCCATGCTGGGGCTGTCACAGTGCCCCCTCTGCCAGCTGGAGTGtggaagcagagagcagctcatTGCTCACGTATACCAG CACACTGCAGCTGTGGTGAGTGCCAAGAGCTACCTGTGTCCTGTATGTGGCAGAGCCCTCAGCTCACCAGGATCTCTTGGGCGACATCTCCTGATCCACTCAGAGGACCAGCTGTCAAACTGTGCAGTGTGCGGAGCACGCTTCACCAGCCACACCACATTCAACAG CGAGAAGCTGCCAGAAGTGCTCAGTGCAGAACACCTGCCCACATCACACAGTGAGGGACCCTCCAGTGTTGAGGGGAAGGACATTGCTTTTCATGCCCCTGTGTATCCTGCGGGCATTCTCCTAGTGTGCAACAACTGTGCTGCTTATCGTAAGCTGCTGGAGGCGCAGACACCTGGCGTGCGAAAGTGGGCGCTTCGTCGGCAGAACGAGCCCCTGGAAGTGCGGCTGCAGCGTTTGGAGCGGGAGCGCACAGCCAAGAAGAGCCGGCGGGACAACGAGACACCCGAGGAACGGGAAGTGAGACGTATGCGGGATCGAGAGGCTAAGCGGCTGCAGCGAATGCAAGAGACAGATGAACAGAGGGCACGACGGCTGCAGAGGGACCGGGAAGCCATGCGGCTGAAACGTGCAAACGAGACCCCGGAGAAGCGGCAGGCCCGGCTCATCCGGGAGCGCGAGGCCAAGAGGCTCAAGCGGCGCCTGGAGAAAATGGACATGATGCTCCGGGCACAGTTTGGCCAGGACCCCTCTGCCATGGCAGCTTTGGCAGCTGAAATGAACTTTTTCCAGCTGCCAGTGAGCAATGTTGAGCTGGAGAGCCAGCTGCTGGGCAAAATGGCCTTTGAGGAGCAGAACAACAGTGGACTGCATTGA